TTAATGGGGAGgaccaatttggaaaaggaggtgagaatggttgtacaacttgaaggatataatcagtgtcactgaattgtacatgttagAAACTACTGAACTGATATATGTTCTGCTCTATATAttctctcaacaacacacaaaaaaattataaaaaattccaACTCCCAGTCACAATAAAAACTCCTAAGTGAGAGAAGCCTTGACAGATAttcacagaaaacagaaaaaagatacaAATCTATAGTGGTACAGGTATAAAACAGCAACCACTGGCTGTCCCTACTCCTGCATACACAGTGAACACTTACTAACCAAGTGCCTGAAGAAAATCAATCCTGTCACATATGTAATTAAAAATGTATGCAGACTTAAGTATCACTTCTCTGCCCTGCATTTCCATGAGTAAGGACACTTGTCTTAGAAGTAAGTGAAATGATATATGGTGACTTTTTTACTAGTAAAGACATGAAGTGTCAGGTACAAATTTTGAGTTTATTTAAAAGCCTACATCTGGATGCACATACCTGCCCCCTCATGATAAAAACCATTCCCTCTTAAGAGTCTCAGGTCTGAAAGTGAAGCTCTAAAACACTAACCCATGCAATTCCAAAGTCACTTCTATCTGGAGTGACACTCAAAATCTTTGATGGAACATCACACCTTCACCTCCACGCCTGCTTTATGTACTGGAGACAAGTAAACAAGAGTTGCATAAATGCAGCCAAGCAAGGTAACAATGCATGCCACATACGTAATTTTAACATTTCTAGTAGCcacgttaaaaaaagaaaaaagacacgggtgaaatttaataatatattttatttaagccAATATATCCAAACTATTACCATTTCTACATAGaatctaatattttaaaaattgagatagTTAACACTGTTTTCAtcctaagtcttcaaaatctgctGTATATGTTACATTTGCGTAATATGACAATTTAGACTAGCCACATTTCGAGTGCTCAGAGCCATATGTGGTGTCTTCCCACAAAActacttgggaaaaaaaaaaagttgaatttaaAGGCATGTTAGtagttataattattttaaaatacttgtttccataatacaaagttaaaaaaaaaaaaatccttactacACCTGTATCAGCTTATGACCCAACTTTGCTGCAACATCATAGAAATTACAAACTTCCTATGTCCAAACCAGACGGTTCTGGcaatatacctatttttttttttaaaagaatcttaATTTTATGTTATCTGCTCCCAATAAATTGGGAGTGGGAGAGTATCTGGGGACATGACAGAACTAAAAATAGAACGGAGTTCAGTAACTAAGTACAAAGAGTTGAAAGAAATATTTGATTTGCTGAAAGGCTGAGTGACTAAAATCAATAGCTAATTATATTATGTATCCAGGTGGCTTTACGTTCCTTGCTCCTCCCTCACCCCAAGCACCTAGTTAAGTTTTCTCATCTACATCATTACCTTTCCTGTTTGAGGTATGGCATTTTTCATTATCCTTGCCACATTTGCAATTGGGAGATATATATCTTGTTCTCTGAAACTTTCTTTTGAACCATTCGTGTCTTCATGATCATTCATGCTGTCCTCAGTAtctaaaggaaaataatttagGTTTAAAGCTTCTCATCATTTTTACTTCATGATATAGAAGACTACCTGGAACGATCTAGAATAAGAACCATTCTAGTTCATTTCGTAAGCTTCTGGGAATTAGTTAGGATAGCAGTTCTTTTCAGTTTTCTCAGGGCCAAAACTGAGCCTCGTCCTTAGTATCAAACTCATTGCCCACAATACTTTTATCTTCAACTTTACCTACTAAAATCCTACCTACCTGTTCTTCAAGAAGCTCAAAAGACATCTCCACAGCACCTTCAGGAATTATCCCTCCTTCCACAAAATACCACAACCacttctctgtgtcttttctctgaCACATTTTATAATTCTGTTTCCGTACTCCCCTATTAGATTTTTGTTACTTGATGTCAGGTGTTGGCTTGTGCCCTTCTTAGGACCCGGTACAGCACCTTCCACAGAGGAGGTACTCATAAACAACTGTTGCATGACTTAGCTATGAAACTGAAACTACAATCTAAGCCTCCTTAAATATTGCTAGATTTATGTTTATTCAAAGTCAAGTTTACACAGAATGAAAAAACTGGCCTTGAATATTACTGATTCATTTAGATTATTATTAATGTAGTAACTagtttttctgctttgttttgttttattgtggtgaatacgaatatatataagaaatacaaaaaatttgcccatgtacaattcagtatacccattgctattgagtccattccgactaacagctaccctgtaagacagagcagaattgcccccatagggtttccaaggagcacctggtggattcgaactgcctaccttttggttagcagctgtagctcttaaccactatgccaccaaggtttcctacaaTTCAGTATAGTAACTAGTTTTTGAACAAAGTTATAGCAGTAGTCCCATGgttcttttaaaaagtgaaatttcAAGTTATACAGATCTAGATATAACTAAAGCTTTCACAGTATCAATAACATCTTTTTATGGCTAAATGCGATATCCTGTAAGTAAACTTCCCACTCTTTATATGTATTAAATAGAAAAGGCACTTAAACTGATCCAATTTACATGTTTTGAGTTTAAAATAATGCTATCAAAATTAATAATTTGAGTATATGCCTTAGAATGAAATGACTCCTCCCTGCCAAAAAAACTGCCCCCTCAAAAacatatcttaatttttttttaattctacaaatCAGAAggctgcaaatatatatatatatttttctgacaGGCCAGCTTAATACTGCTGTTTTAATACCTAAGATAGTTCAAACTTAATAGggagtaaaaaacaaaaatcagcttgTACGTAAGTACTAGAAATATAATAACTGGTAACAACTCACCCTCTAAAGAACTATTTATCATGTCAATTGAATAAGAATTTGTCATATTTAATACTTAAATAGGAAATCAACAATACATTTTCAAAGACActgtacaagtaaaaaaaaaaggcatacttTTATAGTAGAAAAATTGTTTTCCTAGGACTCAAAACTCTTGAGGACTGCTTCtaataaaaatggcatggcatggCTTTCTAGACTTTCACTGAACTGTGACACAAGAATGCTAATTTTCCTGGAAATAAAAAAGTAACCTAGAACATTGTATTaatataatttccactttctaattgatttttgttggaaaccctggtggcatagtggttaagtgctacggctgctaaccaaagggtcggcagttcaaatccaccaggcgctccttggaaactctatggggcagttctactctgtcctaaagggtcgctatgagtcggaatcaacttgacagcaccgggTTGGGGTTtttaattgatttctactttcgaATTTATTTGTATCTGTGGCTTTCTTACCATCATGAGGCTGTATAACATAATGGCTTCCTCCAATATAGTCTGCAGAAATTCCTAGTTGAGAAGCATCTGTTGTAGAACTGTCACCGTCCATCTATGAGGGAAAAGAGCTTTTCAGTACTCTTCAATAAAAGTTACATTAAAAACCATGAATAGATTCAATATTCAAAAACTGTCAGAGGATGGTCCAGTTAAATTTTTCATAGCCTTAAGCTTACTAAAACATTTCTATTTCTCCATTTGGAAACCTTTCAATAATGTGCCAGTTTTTACGATTTTCCTACCCACCCTCCAAAAGTGTAAGTATAAgaccaataagaaaataaaaccaggaaacaaactaaaacacatgcctctttctttttaattatataatCCTCAAATATAGTATAGGCAATCCTGACTTGCAACCTAATTTATCCCTGAAATGATAATCAAAGCCAAAATCAGTGTAGTAGTCAACTGTAAGTCACCTGTAGCCATCACTTCCAGCTCTCTGATATTTCTGTACAAACTCTTCCTAACAAGGAAACCCTTTTGCGCTTGGACAAACTTTCTTTGCTATCTCAGAGAAGTTCCAAAACAGACAATGTCTTAGTTCAAACTGTTGCTCGGTATAGAAACATATGGATTCCCTACACAATTCTGTACCCACGCAGTCTATATTTTGAACCAGCCCATCACCTCTGCTTCTTGTCAAAGGttagttttctcttcctcctacctttttgattttttaaagaaaaaaaaaggaggggtcaGGAGATTAGAGACCTGCTTATAAAGAAAAGAACAGTATAGGCATAATCAAGAATGAGAGATTAAATGTCTATTTTTAAAGAAGCCTGTTTAATTAATTTTTCTCAGAGCTAAAAGAATTCCAAGAGGAAAAACCTGGGGGGAAAACTGAGTCATATGCCCTGAACTGGCTCTATTCTATCTCCCCATCATGGCAAATCACAGGCGTCATCAGGCACTTACCAGCTTTTCTGCTTTGCAAATAATAATACCCCAAACAGTAAGGTGCTATTTGTgggcaaaaaaactaaaaatacagtATCTGAATTAAAACAGCAAAATGTACACACAACTAGAGAAATTAAGTTGGAATTAAGTATAATTTATAATGCTTTCAGACCAAATAAAGAAGAGATACTTGATCCTAAATGCTTATCAATACCCAGGATCCAGCACAAACTTAATGTTATTAATTACAATATTTTAGTGCCTGTATAACACATTGCTGCtttttccatctctgttggaTATTTTATCTAATATTAAAATACCAAGCTAGTTTCCAAGTATTCAATAACATGGCATTTCTTTCATGCATCTGTTGACTGTAATATCTAATTGTAAGTACAGATATGTTTCCATGATTTAAATAGTTGTCTTAAAGGGGTAGAGAATTACATACCTTTAATTATTTATAAAAGCACAGACACCTATTTGATCCTTTTTAGTGGCCTGCAAGAGGTAAATAACGAAGTTGGTGAGCTGACTGTGATTCCCCTACTGATCCCTGAAAACAAGCATCTCTATCAGCTGAATATATATTTCTGTATAAGACAGAAACAACAATACCACCTTCAACAACTAATATAAATGCATGTGAAACATTACCTAAGTATAAAATGTTAGTTTGATCTTAAAATGCTAATAAGAAAGTAGGACAGTAGCCTGTAACAGACACAATGATGGATTAGCCATGAAAGGGAGCTCAATCAGGCTAGCTGTGAGTTGGCTAGTTTTCACGATGCcctaagggagtccctgggtggcacgaatggttaagaGGCTTGATGACTAGCAGAAGGCATGGCAGTCTGAACtgacccagaagtgcctcggaagacaggcctggtgacctgcttccaaaaggtcacagccttcaaaaccctatataTATTCAACAGGCATCTAACAACGACAAGGGAGACCAAGGTGCAGGAGACAGGACCAAAGAGGTTGTTTCAGAATGTACCATTGAATACAAATTTTTTATAGGGGAAAAAGAAGTAACAGAAATTCTTTGCCGAATGAATGCCCACAGGATACAAGTCCCTTTAAATCTGCCGATGAGCCAGACACTGTTCGAATAACTAGCTGGATATGGGAGATGAGTTAGTTTGTATAGCACAAGCAAAAGTTTTAAATGCAAAAAGTTTAAATCATATTATTATTTTGTCAAACCCTGGAATTAGCAAGATTAATAGCATTAACCTCAGTCTTCTAAAAATGAGGATAAGCGTATTTCAAAGAATTGTCAGAAtgaaataaagcagagaaaactGCAAAGGACAGTGTATGGCATGCAGTGTACTCAGCAGACGTCTGGTCTCATGATCCCTGCTTAACTGTCTGTCTCTGGGTCTACAAGTTCTAGCTTTTctgtcatttcaccatacctttgtcttcctctcctctttctgcCATTAAAATTCCAGCCCATACTTTGACCCAATGTTTCCCCTGGAATCTTCCCTGATTtacccaattctgcattccaaaaATTAATGTTACCTTCCTTAAAGCCCCATGGCACTCAGAGCCTTTCAATCAATAAATCAGCCTAACCTTTGATGCTTACAATATGCTAGCCACTCTCATATATATAAGGAACAAGGGGGAAAACTTGATACTAAACAGGAAAATGAATCCCAGTGGTTTCCTCTAAGCCTGAAATTTcctgtaaaaatttacaaaacAGATTATAGATTCTAAGAAGgccagtcaacaaatatttactgagtgagcACTTAGTATCATCTGGGCCGTGCTCTGTGCTGGTGACACAGGAGTCAACAACACAGACAAGGTCTCTGTCCTTACCTGGCGAAGATAAACATTACATAAACTGGAGGGCAGGGTGAAGAGGTGGGGGAAGGTAGCCTATTAATAATACTTCCAGGGcacaggctttggaatcagatcaCCTGGTTTGAATTCCCTGCTActactagccatgtgaccttgagcaagttaaccTTCCCAGGTGTTTTCATATATAGAATAAGGATGAGAGGAGGAGTCACCTCTCAGGGCTCCTGTACAGATGAGATGACCCATGTGAAGACTCAGCACAGTACAATGGAGGTACTCAATAAATCTTATATATAGCTATTAAATAATTACAAATAATTAACTCATTGCTAGTGCCAAGTGCTAAGAAAAACAATCTGTTCTGTGAGCTCATTCTAAAAGGGACCTCAAGGAAGGCTGTCTCGGGAAAGGACATTTAAACTGAGCCTGAAAAATGAGCAGAAGTTAGTCAGGCAAAGAAAGGCAGGAAAAGAATGctgcaggcagagggaacagagaaATATAGCACTAGTAGATTGGAACAAGCTAGGTAGGGACTAAATCAAGTGGTACTTTGTGGACAAGAATGAATCAAAGAGTTTTAAGCAGAAgagtgcagattttttttttaaaaaaaaaagatcacgcTGCAGTCCAGTACAGACAACGAAACCGAGGGAAGCATAATGCTGCATGCATCCTGGGAAGATGATGATCATTCCCAGTATCTGGTCCAGGGCAACTGCATTAGAGATTGAGAGACGCAGAGGAGCTAGAGAGCTTTTTAGCAGAGAGATCGACAAGATTCAGTGACTGACTTAACACGAGCTAGACCAAGGACCAAGGATAACGCTGGGATTCTTGCAGCTGGGTAGACAGATGGCTATCACTGCAGAGAATGGGAGACAAAAGGCATAGGAGGCTGGGCAGTGTAAAGAAAATAGTTGACACTGGAGACCATAAATTTACACTGGTATCACTATGTCCACTTGTGACATTCACAGCCCGGTGTAAGCCTAGAGAAGCTAAAGTGTTGGATTTCATCCACAACTGGTTTTCATTCAGGTATGTGCAACAAAGGGGGAAAAGCATGCAGGATAATAAGAAATGATGACTCATGAAATCTAAGGGAACTGAATCCCATTAAGTTAATGTTAATGACTACTCTAATTATTTGGCTGAACTGATAATACTGTTCTctaaaatattaagtaaaataaatggTCAGCTGGCTAAActaataaatttgtatttgataaTTTTTTGATGTGGCAGTATTTTAAATGTACTTATAAGTTATTGCATaaacagtaaataatgccttcATTAATAAGCTTAACACTTATTGAACACTTTCTAAGTATCTCATGCAATGCTCATAGCCCTCCGAAGCAGGTGAGAAAATTGAGGTATACAACACCAACTTGCCCCACATGATACAGCTAGTAAATGGGACTGAACTCCAGGGTGTCAGATGCCAAGTAGTTTACAGTATTGGTTCCTGGTAGTTTTTTCTACAGTCCTTTAAGCCTAAATCTTTATAATTTTCCTCCTCTAAATTTCCAACCTTGATTGTatattgaaaacatttaaaatcgCTTCTCAAACACGGACAGTATTTGTGAAACGGTAAGAAAAGGCACCCTGGTTTTGGCCTTGTCTTACCAGGAGACAGGTAAGGAGCACTGTCTCTTAGAACAGACTGCTGGGTTTGAAGCTAAGTTCCCCTCTCCTCTTACTTGCGGTGTGTCTTTGAACAAGTTACACAGGACCCTTTGTACTTTAGCTTCCCATTATTTAAATGGGTCGTTAGGAGAAATAAGCAAAACTATTGTataaaaggaaactctggtggcatagtggttaagcgctacagctgctaaccaaaaggttggccgttcaattccaccaggcactcctcggaaactctatggggcagtctactctgtcctatagggttgctatgagtcaaaatcaactccatggcaatgggtttggttttgatttttttattgtataaaaagcacttggcaaagcacaggATACACAGTGAGAACTCAATAAACGTAATCTAGTATTGTTATTGTCGTTTCGAATATAGTTCTCATGATTCTTTCTAGGCACaatgttttctctttctcttgacCTCGTTCATCTGTTTTCTGAAtcatgctgttgttgctgttaggtgccactgggTTGACTTTCAACTTACAGACACCCCATGTGacacatagtagaactgccccatagggttttctaggctgtaatctttataggagcagattgccaggttcttttctcctgtggagccgctgggtgggtttgaaccaccaatcttttggttagcggccgagcacttaactgttgcaccaccagggctccttttctggaTCATATTCATTTTTCTCTGAGGATAAGAAATAATAGAATTCCTCTTCTCTAATGTGCCTGCAGTCCTCCTTACCAGCTTTTCCACTCTTCCTTAAACAGGCTTTGTCTCCTTCATTAAACACATAAAAGTACACATAGATACATTAAACCTTAAGTCTCCACACACATCCTTGTCAGCTGTCATTCCTACCTGAACACAGTCCTTACACACCTCTTCCTCCCTTTTTAAACTCCATGGCATGTGCTTTTAGACCCCAACACAATACTGATACCTCTCTTAAAAGCTGCCAGTGATCTTGCCTTTATCCTACTTGACTGTTCTTTGTAGTGCTGGCCACTGCTGACCTCACATTTATATTTGAATTCTCTTCTCCCTGGATTTCCAAAGCAATACTCTTGCCTGGTTTATCCTCTCCTACCTAGCCCCTAATTGTTGGTTTCATCCAAGGTTATCATTGTGTCTTTCTTCCCTTACTGTCTTAATGAGCTCATTAAGTATCAATTCTCTGCTCATAAGTCCCAAATCTACAGCCAATATCCTGCTGCCACTCAAGCAAGCTATGCCTATAGAACATGTCTAGTCTAATATCCCCATCATTGCAAACTTCAGATACAGGAAAATGAAACTTACCTTTCCCATCCCCTGCAGAAAGGAGGAGGGGTCTCCTTTCCCACTACTGTAATTCTATCAAGCAACACTATCCTTCCACTCTCCTAGGCTAAAAATACCAGAGCCATCATAGGTTCTTCCATCTTCTTCAAGCTCTACCTACCTGTTGTCTCTTTTAAAATGTCTCCTGGATACACCATTCCTTTTCTATTTCCACTGAATTACTTACCCAACCTGCCTTACATATTGTTCTTAGGCTAATCTTGTTAaaataccaaggagccctggtagcacagtggtaaagtactcatctgctaaccgaaaggttggcggttcaaacccaccagctgctctgcgagagaaagataaggcagtctgcttccgtaaagattacagccttggaaaccctatggggcggttccactctgccctacagggctgctatgagtcagaatcaactccatgacaagaAAAAAGACAATATGTTTGGTTTTTTCAGGTTTTATGGCTCTTGAAAGGAGTcacagtggtgcaatggttaaacactcagctgctagcctgctaaccgaaaagttgcagttcaaatctaccagcggctcagaaggagaaaagacttggcaatctgctcctataaagattacagcctaggaaaccctagggggcagttctactctgtcatatggggctgCTACAAgtcaaatcaacttgacaacacacaacaacgtAGCTCTTGAACCAATAATGGTTCCTCCTGAAAGTCTTCTGCATCAAATCCAAAACTAGTATCAAGCCTTTGCACAAGTGCTTCCCCACGGAACCTAATTAAACTTGTTTCTTGCTCACCTAGTTCTACCTTCAGGGCTGATAAAATCTTAGTGCTAGAATGTGCCTTACTTAAGGACACTAAGTGCAGTTTTTCATTTTAGGAGTTAGGCAACCATGGTTCCAAGAAGTTGTGACATGCCCGAGGTCAAAGATACAGTAGCAGATCCAGAACTCAGCGTCTAGATGACCTAACTGCTATCTCTCCACTACACTATCCTGTGAAATCCTCACTTAGACCATGCAGATCTACTCTCATCCCCTGAACATAATCTCTTCATCCCTGCTTCCATGCCTCTGCTTTTGGTGATAGCATCTTTCCACCTCCCTGCGAGAATGCCCTTCACTATCCAAATCCCATCTGTTCTtcaaggctaggtttaaggcctACACACCCCCTCCCTGAGGACACCTCCCCGAGTACCCAGGCCTACCACACCTCTCCTTCGCACCTGAGCTGCACTTGGAGCCAGCATTCTCAGTTCGGCACATCACTGTCCTCTAAGGATTCCACTCAACTAAAGCCCTGCCAGGTAAACAGCCAGCCTCTTAAGAGCTGGGACAGGCTGTTTACCCTGTAGCCTCTATAGCACTTAGGGCCCCACAGGAAACACTATATGTGAGCGACTGATAATAAGGAAGCAACAGGAATGAGCAAAGAGGTACTGTCTGTCTAAGCTTGGAAGGCATTCATTCTAACAGTAATCTCCAATATAAAtcagttataattttgtttccaGCCAGTTACTGGAAAAATCTAATTAACAACCAAAATGACCAACCACACTTACTGTCATGAAATACTGTCAGAACCGTGTTGTCAGTGGTGCTTAAGAATGCCTCTAAAGAGGTGGCTTTGCCAATTTCAAcctaaaagaaaaacattcattAGTGGTAAAAAATGTATAGCCTACAGGCTTTCTTCCTAGGAAGATTAAAGAGGGCACCTATTGTTTTGCCTACTATTCTTACTTCACTGGAGTGCACGGTAACAAACGGTGCAAAAGGCAGACACCCAACAATGTTTGCTAAACTGAAAGATTTATTTTGgagaacttattaaaaaaaagttcattctATGAGGGGAGGGAGGATATTACTTTTCCAACATATCCTTGAACTTAGTCATGTTCATTATATATTCATCACAACACGCCAAATGGGAACCAAATTATATAAAAGGCAAGAGATCAAAAATTACACATCTAAATTACTTAAAATATTGACACCCAAAACATCCCACTtatcaactttattttttttgatgatggTTCTCACAATGTTTCAGAGTAATTTAAGGGCTCAAAAAACGGGAAAATTTTCTCTCAGAATATAATGCTTTTAAATGAAATATCATCTCAGATTATACTGGAAAGAACATACATCCACTGCCCAGAGAACATACAAATAGCATAATCAATTAAGATGCCTATTTATAATCTTAAGGCATTATCATTTTGGACAAAAACTGCATCTGGATAACACTTCTGTTTCACTAAGATATACACAGCTGAATAAATTAGTATTCATTACCGTGTTACCATCTCCATTTCTCAtttgctcttttccttttctcaagTGAAACAACtaaatgggggtggggaggtgggcaaaacaaaaacacattctTTCAGTGTTAATTTTAGAAGGAGAAGAGATATTTGCATGCATTCAAGCATGAAATCTAGTAAATAGCAGAAAAAACTGTAGCCACTgaattgcattttttaaatgccATTAAAAAGGTCCAAGGCAGCAAAGACTGCCGGACATTGTCTACTCTGCTATAATCTTCAAAGCAATTTCTAATTTGTTTTCAAATACTGTCCTCTTTTTAACCACAAAACTGCCCATAAAATCCCTTCCTTGTAGCTGTGTTATATCCTCAGATtatctttgcaaaaaaaaaaaaaatatatatatatatatatctctttaGAACACTTAGTTTAAAATATAGAAGCTACACATACTTCTATATTTTGTTTGGaatggggggaagggagggaaccACGCCTCACCACAGTCACTCACCCAAATAGTTCAGTATATATTCAGATGAAACGTATTAAAGGACACTATCAACTCATACGGTATACAGTTTCTTCAAGGCAGGTTATGATATATGCAAAAGCTCAAGGGAACGCATACATCTGTTCAATGtttgaaaaaaatgcaaatttgtATCCAAGAAAAGCAGtagtccctccctccccccgccccccccccccactggcaTCAACAACCAGTTTCGCATCAATACAATCCTTAGATAAAGCTACAAGGGGAGTGCGGGGGAAGGAAAAATTGCCTTGAAAGGAATTCTATCTGAACTTTCAATACTTTACAAATAAAATCCCTATTTACTACTGCAATTTACATTGATCAGTTTACCTCATCACTTGATGCTGCTGATTATTTACATACTAAGAGAGCTGAACCCACCCCAGTGACTGGCGGCACGAACCGTGGAACTGGGGAGCACATGCGGGTTAGTGggatgccattttttttctttttttttttaaaggtcgcCTGCTACCTAATCTTGTTTAAATTATGTTGGTACAGTACTTTGGGCGAGATTACGGTTTGTGGGTGCTCTGTAATTCTTTGTTCTCCGGGACTGCTGCTGCTTAGGGTCCGGCGTATCCTCCCCGCCTCCCACCACCAATGATTAAAACCTCAGTTCAATCCGAAAGGCTTCCTTCCCACCTTCGGGGCAAGTCCAGGGACCGCAAGCCGCCAGATGGCTGCATTCTTTACGTGTAAACCAAATCCATTCCTTCCTCCCGgggacctggcttcctccccacgGCGGTGGCGGGGCGCCCCCGACCCCACGACCCGGTCCGGCCGAGCGGTCAGCACCGCGTGCGCGGGGCGGGCGACCCCGGCGCGCATCTCCCGACTCGCCCCGCCGCGGACCGGCCAGGCCCCGGACCCCGCAGCCCACGCCGCTgcctgcccgcctgcccgccCGTCCGCCCGCCCGTCGCGCTGCGCCCGGGATGCCGCGGGCGGACAAAGCGGCCGGGCCCACCAGGCcccggcgggcgggcgggcagggGGCACTCCTCGGGGCCCCCGCGCGGCGGCCGGGGCCAAGGGCGCTCCTTCGGCCGGGCCGCCGCGCCGGGGTCGGGGTCGAGGTTCCGGGCCAGCCCCCCCGGGCCAGTCCCCGCACAAAATGGAGCCGCCCCGGGGCGCCGCTGCGAGAGGCCCGACAGCACCTCGGAGCCCGACGGCGGCGAGCGGGAGGCGGCCTGGCCCGCGTCCCGCCGCTCCTCGGCCCGGCGCACAAAGAGCGGCGCCGCGGCCCCGCGCCGCTGCCCGGCCAGGCCCGCAGCTGGAGCGGCCTCGCAGGCGCCGGCCCGGCCCCGGCCCGGCCTGGGCGGGAGGGAGGCGAGTGCCCCCGGCAGCGGCGGCGTTGGCGGCGGGGACGGAGCCGGGAGGAGACGGACATTTCATTCGAGCTAAAGTGGAGTCGGTTTAGGAGCGATCATTGGCCGAAGCGAGACACAAACCTCCAATGCAGCCCTGGTTGGCTCCCGTCTCCAATCGGCTGTTTGGTTG
The DNA window shown above is from Elephas maximus indicus isolate mEleMax1 chromosome 4, mEleMax1 primary haplotype, whole genome shotgun sequence and carries:
- the NFYB gene encoding nuclear transcription factor Y subunit beta isoform X3; its protein translation is MKCPSPPGSVPAANAAAAGGTRLPPAQAGPGPGRRLRGRSSCGPGRAAARGRGAALCAPGRGAAGRGPGRLPLAAVGLRGAVGPLAAAPRGGSILCGDWPGGAGPEPRPRPRRGGPAEGAPLAPAAARGPRGVPPARPPAGAWWARPLCPPAASRAQRDGRADGRAGGQAAAWAAGSGAWPVRGGASREMRAGVARPAHAVLTARPDRVVGSGAPRHRRGEEARSPGGRNGFGLHVKNAAIWRLAVPGLAPKVEIGKATSLEAFLSTTDNTVLTVFHDNGR
- the NFYB gene encoding nuclear transcription factor Y subunit beta isoform X1; protein product: MKCPSPPGSVPAANAAAAGGTRLPPAQAGPGPGRRLRGRSSCGPGRAAARGRGAALCAPGRGAAGRGPGRLPLAAVGLRGAVGPLAAAPRGGSILCGDWPGGAGPEPRPRPRRGGPAEGAPLAPAAARGPRGVPPARPPAGAWWARPLCPPAASRAQRDGRADGRAGGQAAAWAAGSGAWPVRGGASREMRAGVARPAHAVLTARPDRVVGSGAPRHRRGEEARSPGGRNGFGLHVKNAAIWRLAVPGLAPKLFHLRKGKEQMRNGDGNTVEIGKATSLEAFLSTTDNTVLTVFHDNGR
- the NFYB gene encoding nuclear transcription factor Y subunit beta isoform X2 is translated as MKCPSPPGSVPAANAAAAGGTRLPPAQAGPGPGRRLRGRSSCGPGRAAARGRGAALCAPGRGAAGRGPGRLPLAAVGLRGAVGPLAAAPRGGSILCGDWPGGAGPEPRPRPRRGGPAEGAPLAPAAARGPRGVPPARPPAGAWWARPLCPPAASRAQRDGRADGRAGGQAAAWAAGSGAWPVRGGASREMRAGVARPAHAVLTARPDRVVGSGAPRHRRGEEARSPGGRNGFGLHVKNAAIWRLAVPGLAPKLFHLRKGKEQMRNGDGNTVEIGKATSLEAFLSTTDNTVLTVFHDSH